A stretch of the Procambarus clarkii isolate CNS0578487 chromosome 47, FALCON_Pclarkii_2.0, whole genome shotgun sequence genome encodes the following:
- the Trax gene encoding translin-associated protein X: MSEVRGSVGEQGRRNVKEPPDTSHDTPLMTLFRGYSKALDEKNDKYERIYKTSRDVTVRSKRIIFSLQRIPGLGDDEKEHVLTSAANDLRDVEQALLKHIAMELRDEDPHQFVNAYTSGIQEYIEALSFHFFLLTETIISHNDVQQRLTFGSQENETDIIPISVLVQAKEYILGIADLTGELMRFCIKCVSTGDFEMCFKICNVLKKMHGGFLSLGYIPAKELYHKMMVFRSSLHKVEEACYSLQLRKSEVPAEMLGDVFAMYDADDQNVSFM; this comes from the exons ATGTCTGAGGTGCGAGGGTCAGTAGGTGAACAAGGGCGCAGGAATGTAAAGGAACCCCCAGACACCAGCCATGACACTCCACTCATGACACTCTTTCGTGGGTATTCCAAGGCACTCGACGAGAAGAATGACAAATATGAAAGAATATACAAGACGAGCAGAGATGTCACAGTTCGCAGCAAGAGGATCATCTTTTCCCTTCAAAGAATTCCAGG ATTAGGGGATGACGAAAAGGAACATGTGCTTACGTCTGCTGCCAATGATCTGCGAGATGTTGAACAGGCGCTGTTGAAACATATTGCAATGGAACTTAGAGATGAAGATCCCCATCAGTTCGTCAATGCTTACACCTCAG GCATCCAAGAGTACATAGAAGCTTTGTCATTCCACTTCTTCTTGCTCACCGAAACCATCATCAGCCACAACGACGTTCAGCAACGATTGACTTTCGGTAGTCAAGAAAATGAGACCGACATAATACCCATCAGTGTTCTCGTCCAAGCCAAGGAATACATACTTGGTATTGCCGACCTCACGGGGGAACTTATGCGTTTCTGTATCAAGTGTGTTAGTACAGGGGACTTTGAAATGTGTTTTAAAATCTGTAATGTCCTAAAAAAAATGCATGGAGGGTTCTTATCTTTAGGTTATATTCCAGCCAAAGAACTTTACCACAAAATGATGGTGTTCAGATCTAGTTTGCACAAGGTGGAAGAAGCTTGTTACTCACTACAACTGAGAAAATCAGAGGTTCCTGCTGAAATGCTTGGTGATGTGTTTGCTATGTATGATGCAGATGACCAAAATGTTTCTTTTATGTAA
- the Ogg1 gene encoding N-glycosylase/DNA lyase isoform X1 — translation MSGASRVYQVACRPCELRLDITLQCGQSFRWREANPGKWRGIIGNKVWTLSQDDSHIAFQAHTSEGVSENHNNALKAASSSQKKRRVSVTKAATRENSANGDFSPAQKEVKDCTKTSSNIVDNLSDNCEEELKKMLRNYFQLDISLETLYSVWSKADGNFAAVSPEFPGIRILNQDPVENVFSFICSSNNNIQRITLLVERLCQLYGSPLATVDGITWNSFPRVSSLAAPGVEEKLREHGFGYRAKFIHKSAQMIMKKGGDAWLHSLKSLPYQECHKELMHLHGIGAKVSDCICLMSMGHLNAIPVDTHVFQIAARDYLPHLRTCKTVTDKVYREIADHFRSVFGEYAGWAHSVLFSADLKKFETLKTEKKVKKNVRTSR, via the exons ATGTCTGGTGCGTCGAGGGTGTACCAGGTGGCGTGTAGACCATGTGAGCTGCGCCTCGACATCACCCTCCAGTGTGGACAGTCCTTcag ATGGCGTGAAGCAAATCCTGGAAAGTGGCGTGGGATAATCGGAAATAAGGTATGGACGCTTTCTCAAGATGACTCGCACATTGCATTCCAAGCCCACACCTCTGAGGGTGTTTCTGAAAATCACAATAACGCTTTGAAGGCTGCATCTTCAAGCCAAAAGAAACGGAGAGTATCTGTTACCAAAGCTGCAACAAGGGAAAACTCTGCAAATGGAGATTTTTCACCAGCACAGAAAGAAGTTAAAGATTGTACCAAAACATCTAGTAATATTGTTGATAATTTAAGTGATAATTGTGAAGAAGAACTGAAGAAAATGTTAAGAAATTATTTCCAGTTGGACATCTCTCTGGAGACACTGTACTCTGTATGGTCCAAAGCCGATGGTAATTTTGCTGCTGTCTCCCCAGAGTTTCCTGGTATACGAATATTGAATCAAGATCCAGTTGAAAATGTGTTTTCTTTTATATGCTCATCAAATAACAATATTCAGAG GATCACTCTGCTGGTTGAGAGGTTGTGTCAACTGTACGGCTCTCCTCTGGCTACTGTGGATGGCATCACCTGGAACTCCTTCCCTAGGGTGTCATCTTTGGCAGCTCCAGGAGTGGAGGAAAAATTGAGAGAACATGGGTTTGGATACAG AGCCAAGTTTATCCACAAGTCGGCACAAATGATAatgaagaaaggtggtgatgcatggCTTCACTCCCTGAAGTCACTTCCCTATCAGGAGTGCCACAAAGAGTTGATGCATCTCCATGGCATTGGTGCCAAA GTGAGTGACTGCATCTGCCTTATGTCCATGGGTCACTTGAATGCCATTCCTGTGGACACACACGTGTTTCAGATAGCTGCTCGAGACTATCTCCCACATCTACGCACTTGCAAAACTGTTACTGATAAAGTTTACCGAGAGATTGCTGATCATTTTCGCAGTGTATTTGGAGAATATGCTGGTTGGGCTCATTCA GTTTTATTTAGTGCCGATCTGAAGAAGTTTGAGACACTGAAGACTGAGAAGAAAGTTAAAAAAAATGTCCGCACTTCAAGATGA
- the Ogg1 gene encoding N-glycosylase/DNA lyase isoform X3, with protein MFFLRWREANPGKWRGIIGNKVWTLSQDDSHIAFQAHTSEGVSENHNNALKAASSSQKKRRVSVTKAATRENSANGDFSPAQKEVKDCTKTSSNIVDNLSDNCEEELKKMLRNYFQLDISLETLYSVWSKADGNFAAVSPEFPGIRILNQDPVENVFSFICSSNNNIQRITLLVERLCQLYGSPLATVDGITWNSFPRVSSLAAPGVEEKLREHGFGYRAKFIHKSAQMIMKKGGDAWLHSLKSLPYQECHKELMHLHGIGAKVSDCICLMSMGHLNAIPVDTHVFQIAARDYLPHLRTCKTVTDKVYREIADHFRSVFGEYAGWAHSVLFSADLKKFETLKTEKKVKKNVRTSR; from the exons ATGTTCTTCTTAAG ATGGCGTGAAGCAAATCCTGGAAAGTGGCGTGGGATAATCGGAAATAAGGTATGGACGCTTTCTCAAGATGACTCGCACATTGCATTCCAAGCCCACACCTCTGAGGGTGTTTCTGAAAATCACAATAACGCTTTGAAGGCTGCATCTTCAAGCCAAAAGAAACGGAGAGTATCTGTTACCAAAGCTGCAACAAGGGAAAACTCTGCAAATGGAGATTTTTCACCAGCACAGAAAGAAGTTAAAGATTGTACCAAAACATCTAGTAATATTGTTGATAATTTAAGTGATAATTGTGAAGAAGAACTGAAGAAAATGTTAAGAAATTATTTCCAGTTGGACATCTCTCTGGAGACACTGTACTCTGTATGGTCCAAAGCCGATGGTAATTTTGCTGCTGTCTCCCCAGAGTTTCCTGGTATACGAATATTGAATCAAGATCCAGTTGAAAATGTGTTTTCTTTTATATGCTCATCAAATAACAATATTCAGAG GATCACTCTGCTGGTTGAGAGGTTGTGTCAACTGTACGGCTCTCCTCTGGCTACTGTGGATGGCATCACCTGGAACTCCTTCCCTAGGGTGTCATCTTTGGCAGCTCCAGGAGTGGAGGAAAAATTGAGAGAACATGGGTTTGGATACAG AGCCAAGTTTATCCACAAGTCGGCACAAATGATAatgaagaaaggtggtgatgcatggCTTCACTCCCTGAAGTCACTTCCCTATCAGGAGTGCCACAAAGAGTTGATGCATCTCCATGGCATTGGTGCCAAA GTGAGTGACTGCATCTGCCTTATGTCCATGGGTCACTTGAATGCCATTCCTGTGGACACACACGTGTTTCAGATAGCTGCTCGAGACTATCTCCCACATCTACGCACTTGCAAAACTGTTACTGATAAAGTTTACCGAGAGATTGCTGATCATTTTCGCAGTGTATTTGGAGAATATGCTGGTTGGGCTCATTCA GTTTTATTTAGTGCCGATCTGAAGAAGTTTGAGACACTGAAGACTGAGAAGAAAGTTAAAAAAAATGTCCGCACTTCAAGATGA
- the Ogg1 gene encoding N-glycosylase/DNA lyase isoform X2 codes for MFFLRLPIKFPIQWREANPGKWRGIIGNKVWTLSQDDSHIAFQAHTSEGVSENHNNALKAASSSQKKRRVSVTKAATRENSANGDFSPAQKEVKDCTKTSSNIVDNLSDNCEEELKKMLRNYFQLDISLETLYSVWSKADGNFAAVSPEFPGIRILNQDPVENVFSFICSSNNNIQRITLLVERLCQLYGSPLATVDGITWNSFPRVSSLAAPGVEEKLREHGFGYRAKFIHKSAQMIMKKGGDAWLHSLKSLPYQECHKELMHLHGIGAKVSDCICLMSMGHLNAIPVDTHVFQIAARDYLPHLRTCKTVTDKVYREIADHFRSVFGEYAGWAHSVLFSADLKKFETLKTEKKVKKNVRTSR; via the exons ATGTTCTTCTTAAGGTTGCCGATTAAGTTCCCTATACA ATGGCGTGAAGCAAATCCTGGAAAGTGGCGTGGGATAATCGGAAATAAGGTATGGACGCTTTCTCAAGATGACTCGCACATTGCATTCCAAGCCCACACCTCTGAGGGTGTTTCTGAAAATCACAATAACGCTTTGAAGGCTGCATCTTCAAGCCAAAAGAAACGGAGAGTATCTGTTACCAAAGCTGCAACAAGGGAAAACTCTGCAAATGGAGATTTTTCACCAGCACAGAAAGAAGTTAAAGATTGTACCAAAACATCTAGTAATATTGTTGATAATTTAAGTGATAATTGTGAAGAAGAACTGAAGAAAATGTTAAGAAATTATTTCCAGTTGGACATCTCTCTGGAGACACTGTACTCTGTATGGTCCAAAGCCGATGGTAATTTTGCTGCTGTCTCCCCAGAGTTTCCTGGTATACGAATATTGAATCAAGATCCAGTTGAAAATGTGTTTTCTTTTATATGCTCATCAAATAACAATATTCAGAG GATCACTCTGCTGGTTGAGAGGTTGTGTCAACTGTACGGCTCTCCTCTGGCTACTGTGGATGGCATCACCTGGAACTCCTTCCCTAGGGTGTCATCTTTGGCAGCTCCAGGAGTGGAGGAAAAATTGAGAGAACATGGGTTTGGATACAG AGCCAAGTTTATCCACAAGTCGGCACAAATGATAatgaagaaaggtggtgatgcatggCTTCACTCCCTGAAGTCACTTCCCTATCAGGAGTGCCACAAAGAGTTGATGCATCTCCATGGCATTGGTGCCAAA GTGAGTGACTGCATCTGCCTTATGTCCATGGGTCACTTGAATGCCATTCCTGTGGACACACACGTGTTTCAGATAGCTGCTCGAGACTATCTCCCACATCTACGCACTTGCAAAACTGTTACTGATAAAGTTTACCGAGAGATTGCTGATCATTTTCGCAGTGTATTTGGAGAATATGCTGGTTGGGCTCATTCA GTTTTATTTAGTGCCGATCTGAAGAAGTTTGAGACACTGAAGACTGAGAAGAAAGTTAAAAAAAATGTCCGCACTTCAAGATGA